In a single window of the Acyrthosiphon pisum isolate AL4f chromosome X, pea_aphid_22Mar2018_4r6ur, whole genome shotgun sequence genome:
- the LOC103309337 gene encoding uncharacterized protein LOC103309337, with translation MSKLPRLRPHAGILWLFSTLRLKEKKTNRKLLIEKHNIRLKRIEYLKQILEFRRQGRKIVYTDESYVLSSHVVNKSWSSDNDDNTVKQSLSKGKRLIIVHAGGEKGFVPNALLTWEDQSSSGDYHDNMNKDNYYKWVTEKLLPNLSKNSVVVLDNATYHCHQSNRAPNSNSLKKDMINWLTENNISFNSTMFKPELYDLTRKHKQVFVKYSLDGILPPYHPDLNPIEIIWSLVKQYIFKQNHNGSIKKIAELCKQKMESMGDSEWFVQT, from the coding sequence ATGTCAAAATTGCCAAGATTACGGCCACACGCCGGCATACTGTGGTTATTCAGCACGCTGCGACTGAAAGAAAAGAAAACTAATAGAAAATTGTTgatagaaaaacataatatacgtttgAAAAGAATAGAGtacttaaaacaaatacttGAGTTTCGTAGGCAAGGTAGAAAAATAGTGTATACTGACGAAAGTTATGTATTATCATCACATGTTGTTAATAAATCATGGAGTTCCGACAATGATGACAATACAGTGAAACAAAGTTTAAGTAAAGGAAAGcgtttaataattgttcatgCTGGAGGAGAAAAAGGTTTTGTTCCTAATGCTTTACTAACATGGGAAGATCAAAGCTCTAGTGGTGATTACCACGATAATATgaataaagataattattataaatgggtCACAGAAAAATTACTAccaaatttaagtaaaaattctGTTGTGGTATTGGATAATGCGACTTATCATTGTCATCAATCTAACCGTGCTCCAAACtcaaatagcttaaaaaaagaCATGATAAATTGGttgactgaaaataatataagttttaattcaaCTATGTTTAAACCAGAACTTTACGATTTAACACGTAAACACAAACAAGTGTTTGTTAAATATTCTTTAGATGGTATATTACCACCGTATCATCCGGATTTAAATCCCATTGAAATTATTTGGTCACTAGTAAAACAGtacattttcaaacaaaatcataatGGTAGCATCAAAAAAATCGCAGAATTGTGTAAACAAAAAATGGAATCTATGGGTGATTCTGAGTGGTTTGTGCAAACGTGA